The Nicotiana sylvestris chromosome 6, ASM39365v2, whole genome shotgun sequence genomic sequence AATTACAGTGATATGCCTCAAAGGATGTGATACATCAACTCCACCAGCATGCTCAACAAATTCAGGAGGAGTAAATGATTTTCCATGGCAAACACAGATAATGCTAATCTCCATTCTATTATTATACCTGGATAACAACCCCCTTAAAGTCTTCCCATTTGGACCATTACCAGTGGTTGACACACACGGCATTCGAGAAAGCAATGAAATGCCACAATTCTTGATTTCAGAATTTGGAATCTGCTTTAAAGGAGAAGAAAATTGACCTGCATTTGCTTGGTTTGTGGGATTGGGATTATGGATTGAATCAGAATAAGTGCTTGATTGCTTATGCGAAGATGAACCCATTTTAGCACCCAATTGCATTTTTCTCTCTACAGTTTGGTCTTGTTTCTCTTTGATAGGAATGACATTAGTTGTAAGCTGTTCAAACTCTGTATGCTTTCTCCCTGAAGTACTAAGCTGTATTCCTTGTGCATTATCACTATTGCTTTGACCTGCAAAGCCACCAACTTGTTTAGGATCAGATGTAGTCAATAAAAAGATAAAAGTGTTGAAACAGTAAATATGGCTAAGAGGGTGCTTGGATTGGCTTTTTAAAAAGTAGTTTATAAGCTAAAAGCCAAACtcataatataattgagcataattttcaagactatataatgtatattataaaaatacatttatttaaataattaattttatgttACGTgtatggaatatatattttacaacctttgttttctttcattttgaattgtgtaaataaatttttgagtttttcttgttaatactaaaattattattacgaaCAAATTATTCTACTTAATTTTTTTACTAtgcttattattttattattccagcattatatattcttaaatactttttatttttataatttataaataatatttatttattctataggtaagtccataatataaattaaaaaagaaaaatcataatattaaaaagtttaaaagaaaataaaaaaagataaatgtttataatttagaggaTAAAATAAGTATTTGGCcgtccaaaatttgaaaatctagTTGAGTTACCTTCTGAGTGCAATAAACATAGTTcggtgactttgttgttacaaacgagAGAAAAATAACTTTATAAAAAAATTTgtgatagttgagtgaccatctCATTGACTCCACTTTTAGCTTTTgacttatttttgtatttttcatgcctAAAAATACCTTTTGTCATTGCGAAACACCACAAAAACTAGAAAAGTGCTTAAAACCAATAACCACTTAAAATAAGCCAATCAAAACACCCTCTAAATGTTATCTAAACTTCATCTGTTATAGGAGGTGGTGATTAGCGTCAACGTTTATTtacattcttcaaatttttcccttttttgctagacactttgtttttttttctttcttaaccATAGAAATCCAAAATTTGGGGCCTACTAATGGCCCGGCTAATTCAAATTTGCGCTTGGCAAACACACTATAAGACCGGATGAAATGCGCATATCGAGAAGCTATCTATCTCCAAACTTGCTCAACAACAACATACTCGGTGGGATCGGGAGAGAGTAGTGTATACTCAAACCTTATGCAAGGCAGACCTTAACCCTACTTTTAAGGTGGAGATATTGTTTCTCATAAGTTGTTTCCAAGCTCGCTCAATCTCACGAACTCGGGTGAAAAAGGATCTCACTCATCCGACTACAtccttttatttattgttattcacaTTGTTTCAATCAGCAAGAAACTCACACGATATGGCCAATAAAGGCAAATTAAAACATAACGCAACATTAGGATTTAGGGAGATTCAATTGAATAATAATTTTCAGAACAGGAAGAGGGTAGCTTACAAAAAGTACTTTTAGGAACTTCAaattaaaaaataacaaaaaatatatataacttCAAAATAAAAGAACAAAAGTATATTACCTTTAGGAGATGAACTTTGGCATTCTGAAATTGTTGAGGAACATCTTTCCGGTGAACCATTGGACAAAACTTTGCAATTCTTAAGACTACTTTTGCCTGAAAAGTCTTCCTCCGAATCACTGCTTCTACATTGTTTATAACTCAAATTCCCATCCCTATTCTCATTATAATGCCTAAAACCCCTATTCTGAGCCCGAAATGGAACCTCAGGATTCTGATTATTTACATATGGATCTTGATTCAAACCAAGATTCAACCTTTTTGCAGCTTTAGATGTACCACATCCATAGCTAGAAGTACAAATTTCTCCTTTTCTACGAACTTTTTGCGCTGAAATTTGTTCGTCATTTCCCATCATTTCTCTATGTATTGCCCTCTTTTGTGACCTTTGGCACTCTATTAAAATCTTATCATCTGATTTCTTTGTGCTATAACTTCCTCCAATGGATAACCCTAAACTCAGTTCAATGCCATTATCATCTTCCTTCAAAAGCTCCAACATTTTATAATCCTTCGCCATTAACACAGTAGACATATATAATTAAAACTTCATAAAGCGCTCAGCTAATTGATTTCTTGTAAAAGCTTTTATCTTTTGGAACAAAGATGTTACTTATATTAAAGAGGATAGAAAAACAGAACTATTTAAGCAGTAAATGTAGTCACAGAGAAAATGCCGGGGAGAAAGCCACGTGGCATGAAAAGAGACGATGAAATGAGAGTTTCATGACACGTAAGATTAATTAGTCCAAAACGTTTAATAAAGCAAAAGCGTTAATCCACCACCCCAAGACCTGCATGCTCTTTACCTGCCACGTGGTTTTGAGCTGTGGCACGTGCACTGACGTACTAGTTTCGCGACACGTGTCAGAACTGAGCAGAAGGGACTCCCATTAATGAATAGTTCGACCAAGTGGGTGAAAAGATTTTGGTGTCTCCTAGGAATGTGTGGTAAACTTTACACGTGGCGAATAAGGACACACGTTGTTTATGTTCTGGTGGGCCCTTTTGGAAAAGACTGGTGAACTTGACGCGTGGTGGGGCCTGTTCGAAAGTACATGTCAGCTATTAGTTACTAGGTCTTTAGGAATTTCTGGACGACAGGGCGTGAATGACCAACTAATCTCAAAGCACAAAACTTGATTAACTACATCAAATTAATAACACATGGTCCTTTGTTTGACAAGATACacagtttaattttttttaaaaaagatcaATACATACTAAATCAAGGTGTTTGATTAAGTATTTGAATAATTAAAGAAAGACTTTTACTATGTAAATCATATAGATTTTTCAATCAGTTACGGTAAGAATTTCACATATTTTTTCGCTTTTTCTCTTCGGAtaaaagaatgatctttgctagCGTTTAAATATAAATttgattaaaatttaaaaaaagagtTTATGAAGTTGTGTggaaaaaaaatttgaaagttgATTTTGTGTTTTTTAAAATGCATTTTATATgaagaaaagttgaagttttgtgaATGAAAGTTTTACCCTAAATCAATTTTTGGGAacttaaaatttatttattttccaaaatatgaacatattttatAAGCAAAcagtattttcaatttttttttaaaaaaatgaagccAAAATATATGGCCAAACGAGAGCTTTGTTTCAGGTGAATCCTAACAAGTTTTGAAAAAGATAAAAACATTTTTTCTTTTAGATTGTATAAAAGAAGTGCATTACATAAAACAAGTATCAGAGAGCTAAGTTCTGAaatatttcttcttcaatttccaCTACGTTTATGATATAACAATCTCCTGTACTAGCGAAAAGGGGGGGAAAAAGAAAGGCAAAGATCTATATAAGTTCTGATATCCTAATGCAGTACACGATTAAATCCAAACTTATGTGATTGAGATATCAAATTCAGAAAATGTAAATCTCCAAAACAAAAAACTTTTGcttctttctcaaaaaaaaagaagaagataggatAGACTAAAAACTCCAAGTTAATTTCACATAATAACTTGAGAACTAACAAATGCTAGAGTCTCTGTTGATAAAGCCACTAGCATTTTACACCGGCGTTGGTAGGCGAACGATCAATTGGCCGCTCATAACACTGGAAATCAAGAAAGAGAAACATATTAGATTTGTTAAAACTCAACAACATACcggtggggtctagggagggtgaagtgtacgcagatcttacccctgcCTTGTTTGAGGTAAAAAAAAGTTGTTTCCGATAGATTTGTTAAAATGTATATGAAATTGGATTTACGATTGTAGATGAATTACTCGGACTACATGGCTCACCTCTTTACATAATAGTAACAGAAATCGGCCAAGATAAACGTTTGAACAATTTCTGCCAAAAAGACCATTGGTATCCAGAAGTAACCGCGTCCAGCCAAGTAAATATATGCTCCAGCAGTGTCATAAACCTGTATAGGAATAGTTGCAATTCTTAAGTTTGGAGATTAGAGCTTAGACTCGCGTTGACAATGGACTAATGTGTATGTTGCCATTTGGACCATATTAATTACATGCAGGGGCGAATTCAGAATTTAGAGTTAGTAGGTTATAAATGAGTGTGATCttattatattatatgtataaATCTTAAAAGAATTTCACACAGGTATACATAGTCCGAGACAAAGATTCAGTTGAAGTGTTGAACCATAAGATCCGCCCTTGATCTGCCTCTCATTGTTCGTAAAGTCCAACAAAGAGGAAAATCAGCGAAGGGAATGTAGGACCAGTTGCATTATAAATTCAAGAAGATATAGAGCAGAAGATAACACTATAAAACTAACCTGAATAATCCAATGAGCACAACCCAAGAATCTTGCAACACCCAGTGCGAAAACATAATGGGCTGAAAATGGTTCAATTATCTGAAATGCAACAACATAACATATTATTGGCTTTTTATTCAGGAAAGACAAGTGTAAGAAGACGACGTGCTTTTTTTTTCTGTCTCAATATTTTGGAAATGAAGAGATATGAACCTGAACATTCTGCATCAAGCGAAGCTGAGGAAGCACCGAGACAGATTCCAGGTACACACAAAAAGCCCAAAGCATCCGGTTGATGAGAATATGAGTTGTAGTAGGATGGACAAAGAAGGCTATAACAGCGGCAGGAACTATCTGTGCAAAGGAGTGGCATAGTTCAAAAGCAATATCATGAAACAATTCCGTTTGCAAATAAATCATTAACAAAGCGCCATCTCATCGCATCCCTGGTTGGTTGTCCAGGAATTTGAGTGCATATTTGTAATCTTTTCTTTTTTAGTACTTGAACAACAAATATTTAACCTTCTTCCTTCTAATATATTTGCTTCATTTGGTAACAATGTACATGCATCTAATAGAACTTATATAAGTCTGGATCATCGCAAATGGGGGCAAGTGATCATGTGTGGGAGAAAAACCATAAAAATAGAATAACATTTTATAATTGACAGAGTAAATAGGATCATACATTTGGACATGGAAATAAAGCTTTACATAAAGTATATGTACTACTATAAGCTTAGGAACTACTCAAGGAATTAGCAGAAACCAGCGTTTGATTCAACAAAAAACATACAGCAAAGAGTCGTGGAGCGGAATTGTATTTACCGGATAATATAAGGGCATGTTATCCAGATCTGCCATGTAGGATGACTTCAGCTTGAACTTCATCATATATATAACCCACAATGTTGCCACAAGAGTGATTAGATCTAGCACTGTGTGGATATCCGCTTCCATGATAAAGCTACAGTATAATCTTACGGCCAAAAATATAGCTGTAAGCACTTGAGTCTTCAATGAAAGACCTAATAAAGCAGGAAAAGAAAGAACATAAGACAAATGGTGAAAAGGAATCTTTTTTCGTACAGTAGAAAAGAATTGATGATATCTAATATTTACGAAATATGTATATAAATTGTAAATAATCTAAGAGCTCATGTTGGACTTCTTGCATTCTGCAAGTAATAACACGGTTCTGAAGTAGCACATTTCATACAACAGGAACATAAACACAAGTATAATAGCTTACCACCTATTAATCTGTGGGAGGTAAAAGCATATCAAGCATTGGACATTCATCTTGTCGAGGGATAGTCGGGAATGTAATAGATTACAACAGAAAGTGCTTTATGTTGCCTTGAACAAAATGAATCATCTTTTTTATGTCACCATGTAACTATCTAAAGAACAGAATGAGCTATCTAGCTTATTTTTAAGGGGTTGGACATAGCACCTCAGCATGTCGTTCAGTTTGACATAGATAAATATGTTCCTGACTATCAAGAGTTCCCTCATGAAACAAATTTGACACACCCTCTTACATTAGCAATCGAATAATCTGTGACAATAACTCAAGTAGTCACATTCAACTGATatcatttatttctttattttatttttgacaaGGTAAAGATGCAAGAGAATTTCTCATTGATGTGCGCAATCGCATGAGCCTGACCAACCCAAAAGGCACGACCAAGTTCAAGACTAGCACGACAGtcattttgaattttgtttttttaCCTTATTATTCAATCAGAAAATGACTGGCCTTGAAAGGGCCAGATAATTGGACACAGTCTCATGACTCAAATAGAACAATTCAATAAATACCTAAAatccatttttcctttttttttgggggggttgGGGGTGGGGGTGCTAAAAGAGATATACGAAAAACCTCCCAATAGAAAAACCTGATTTATCCAAATTTAAGATGTCAGTAAAGTTAAGTGTAAAAGGAGAAAAAGGGGCACAAAAAGGAGAACTCTTTAGCTGCCATAGACAAACCGTGATTACCATCAAAATTAACTCATCTAAACTTATAAAGATGCCGAGAAAAAGCATATCTATCTATTTaaaagtggataaaaattatttctaaaagcagataatcaaaaaagaaaatttcCCCACGGAGTCGAAATTTTACTTCGTCAGATAACGAAACAACTCAATCAAAGGGAAACGACGCAAAAATCAATAAAATTTCCACATGAGTAACAGAGTAACACGAAAGTTTCCAATTTTATAGCTTATATATCGAGAAAAAGGAGCAACatgcaaataaaataaaagaattaatttttattaccaaaaaactAAAGATTTTACGACTGAAATTACCAGAGCAAGTTTTGAGGGTGGTCAATTTGTAAATCAAAACCAAAAGCCCAATCAAATGAATAGCTTCAGCCATAACAAAGAAGTAGTTGTGATCATGGACGACCAACTTGAGAGTAACCAATAACGTAAGCGCTGTGGTTAAACCCAAAAAGATTTTCACTTTCTTCGATTGTCTTCGAACCCATGAAAACAGTTTCTTCGCCGGTGATATAACCCCTTTTTGACCCATCTCCGTTACCGTCCGATCACCggaagttttttcttttttttctgagGATTTGTTGAAGGGTTTAACGTTTTTTCTTGAGGAGCTTTTAATGCTTTGAAAATGGCGGAGTTTTTGTAGTGCAAGTGGGGAAGGGAGGCTGGTCTACGTCAGCGTGACCAATGAAAAATGGACACGTGGATTATTAAATATTTTACCAATTAAGATTAGATTATTTTTAGGTGTAACAGATTACTTTAGCACATTAAGACAGTATACTTTCCATAACGGATTTGGTGGGTTTTGGTCATCTCCCAACATTcagtttcttctttctttctttttcctttttttttatttggccaGTTATTATTAATTTCAGAATAAGGCAGTCTAAAACTAATACCCAAAGTATTCCGTATTTATATAGTATCAGGCGAAAAGTCATACTCTTAAGCGTAATATAGACATACTATTCTAATGTAAACATTATCGCTGATTTTCACGATTCAAACCCTTAATTTATAGATAATATCGAGACAACTTTACTAAGATTCccctttttgtatttttctttctaaCAATATTTGCTTTGCGCTTAGACTAGTTTCATTTTAACCGTGTAAGACATATTAAACTGAATCTTTTTCATtataagtttttattttatttttatttttagtgaaTATAAAACCTCTTATTAAAAGTAGAGTGATCATATTCATATCTTTGCAATCTGTGGTGGTGATTGTCGTACTATAAATCAAAAGTATTATAATGGAAATTCCAAGTGTAACGGTTTTCAATTAAAGAAGTATTGTTATTTAATGTTTAAAATGGTAAAACACAAGTCATATGTTCTGTTAATGAGATAACAGTTGACTGTACAATAATACTCTTATCTAATACAAGagtgtcttttcttttcttggttttatgtatttaactcaaattTGACCAGGAAATGATTAAATAATATTATTGACTAGAAAAGGATTACAGAATAATTAATAAACAATATTGTAGCTGAACTACGTTTGGGTATGTTCACCTAACATAAACCTTCACTTTAGTCTCTAATGATTGCGTGATTCTTCGTTAAGATTGACCTTTGACTTCTTTTTCTGTATGAAAATAATATTATTGGAAAGCAATATATTAACCAATTACTGACTACTAGTTATCATTGAACTGTTGCAGTAGTCAAAATATCATAATCTGTTAATTATTTTCAAATGAGTTTTCTTAATATTTGTGACTCTTCAAAGTGATCAAGATAAGTGATCATTGTATTGTCTaatctctttttattttctttttcaagccATCATTTTGTCCAATTTTAACATGACACTCTCTCGATCCTATTCTTCCAAAGAGTTGTgggaattttaaaatttcagtatTTATCTCAACTTaatgtttttttaaaattatttttaagatATGGTGTATACACacgaaattttattttattttttatttatagaaATTGAAAATCAAATAATGCAAAtttaaactgaaaaattaaatacacacctTGGAGACTACATCAATTCGACAAAGACAAGTTTGAGCTTTCTCCTTCTTTCCTGGCCTTAATAAAACTGTATAATTGCTCTAGAACATATTAAAAGGGAGAAAATGGTAGAGTATATAAAATGGAATAGATAGAAAAAATAAACGAATAATAGACATTTGATACATTATTGGGTTTTTTGTGCTAATATTTTGATAGCACTTTTACATTATCATTTTCCCTACATTATTGCTATTGTCACAAGTCACAAGAGCATTAACTCAAgatttttggttgggacaacaACTCCTTACcatgtttacccttaaaattggacaacaattaaacttataagaggttttaaggatatgcgatttcacttggcacaaactgaaaaatataagaaTTAATGTTATAAATTAATTATGAAATAAAGCAAACCAATAGAATGAGCGGCTAtggctgttgatatccaatttttccctgtatgtTTTTTaatgtgcaaaatactttcaaaatatataagtatgtcgaattattttattattattattttaatttttaaagatttttaaaccaatttattcccctattgttattcataaaaaacccaataatatttccaaaattatcattttagtaattcatttattggattcttataTTTATGCAAAAATATAGCTAAAacaatttttgtacatttttacaaatttatttagtatttttaaagctaaattgcatataattgcaatattaacctcttttagatttaattgcgtttatatctataaaaattaagtccaatatttttaatttgataattatatgttataaatcatttagtagttttaatttattttcagaatttaatttgctatttttataaaataaatggggaaaattggctatttaaaaactAGCCCAATTACCTTTCAACTATAGCCTAATTTGAACACCAATAGGAACCCAATTTTACCCCGACCCAATTCCCTTCAAATCCGACCCTTTACCCGTTTAAATGACCCACCCGGACTCCCAcctaatcccagccgttgatcgtgTAGATCAACGACTCCCATTACTCTCTTcctttttttaacccaaacgactcCTTCATCCTAATCCATTTCTCACAATACGCCGCCTCTAAATCCCCCTCCTCTCTCAAATCATCTCTACAACAacatcaaaccctagccgccgccaccttaATCTACCCTAATCCATGGCTCTCCAGGATCATCTAAGACCTGTATCAGCCTCCTATGGCTTCTACGTATTCGTTTCTGTGGTCTCATGACCAGATTTTGAAGGGGCTTGGTCCAATTTTTGCTCGACGACTGTTCTCCAGTCGtctctgacctttctccggccagccatggccattCGAGTCAGACCCTTGACTTTCCTGTTTAGATCGATGGCTTTCAAGGCATTTCTcgtcacttggggttcttctgaaaccctaatctctaagagcTTCTTGACTTCTTTCAGGTTCACTTTAGATCTATGCTCTCTATGAGTTTTTAAATGCCTTCTCGAAACttctttaattttgctttcaGAAAAAAGACTCTTCAtctttttccgattagggtttttcttcaagttcttcttttcaaaatcttttctGAGTTTAGCAtgataaaaaccctaatttcttttggagtTTTGAGACTATTTGttaagtgtttgtttgatttacttCTTTATCGTCTCTAGACTCGATGGGtgataaaaaccctaatttcttttggggtctatttgagtttctgaaactgcttgtgcgatttatttgtttatcataTTCTAAGCTTGAATGTTATTAAGGAAAAACCTATGTCTTTGGGTTTGAAATTTCTCGTTGGAATACCTGACTtgatttgaagttctttatctcttttctttatgtgattcctttgattctgggttcttactatctttgaaactcgactatgcttttcagaagggttttcgcACTTGACCCATTGCATACTTCTGATACtctatccttttttttcttttctctatacTACTGATTCAATGAAACTTGACCTACGTGACTATCATGCTTTGAATATTTGCTGTCTACTAACTTTGTGCTACTATTGCAtactgtttcttttgccaatagtTTGGCTTCGTATGTCCATCGCttgtgcactctatttatatgcagAGGCCCCTTTTTTGATTGATTCTCAATTTTGGGACTGATATCAAAACTTCTCTTTTTGTTAACTCTAATTTTACTCGCCTGTTAAAGTGATTGATCCCTTTCCTTACTTATTGCCTTGCTGAATCTTTTCCCCAAAACAAGTGTATCTCTGTACTTGGACTTTATTATGTACTCAATGTTTTACTACTTCCTTTTATGGTAATAACCAGTCAGCCTACAAACTGATaccttctttgattgattctcaaTTTTGGGACTGATTTCAAAACTTCTCTTTTTGTTAACTCTAATTTTACTCGCCTGTTAAAGTGATTGATCCCTTTCCTTACTTATTGCCTTGCTGAATCTTTTCCCCAAAACAAGTGTATCTCTGTACTTGGACTCTATTGTGtacttaatgttttactactttCTTTTATGGTAATAACCAGTCAGCctacaaactgattttctttccttctttaaaCCTGTTAGGCCCGTTAAAAAAGTGATTCCTCAATTAGAGGGGAATCACTTGGTTGATTGATTATGATTGCTGATTACTTCCATATGTgcatttattgccttatttcttacatgctttcaaaactataaatacccacctctcttctttcaaacacacgaacacaaggcataaaacacttgagttcaaacaaacactccactaaaatctctctcttttctctgttgctACTTGTATTGCTATCttatctagccggctgaaagccaaggctagactgtgggaATTTTGCTTATTTTTCTCCGCATTTGCATCTTACTGGTGTGTTCTAATTAAGCTTCTACACCAACAAgaacatgtttctttactgtcTCTTCCATCCTTATTTGTCTCCTGCTTGTATTTAACCAAGTTCCATTATTAAACATG encodes the following:
- the LOC104235307 gene encoding uncharacterized protein, which translates into the protein MGQKGVISPAKKLFSWVRRQSKKVKIFLGLTTALTLLVTLKLVVHDHNYFFVMAEAIHLIGLLVLIYKLTTLKTCSGLSLKTQVLTAIFLAVRLYCSFIMEADIHTVLDLITLVATLWVIYMMKFKLKSSYMADLDNMPLYYPIVPAAVIAFFVHPTTTHILINRMLWAFCVYLESVSVLPQLRLMQNVQIIEPFSAHYVFALGVARFLGCAHWIIQVYDTAGAYIYLAGRGYFWIPMVFLAEIVQTFILADFCYYYVKSVMSGQLIVRLPTPV
- the LOC104235308 gene encoding ninja-family protein 2-like; the protein is MSTVLMAKDYKMLELLKEDDNGIELSLGLSIGGSYSTKKSDDKILIECQRSQKRAIHREMMGNDEQISAQKVRRKGEICTSSYGCGTSKAAKRLNLGLNQDPYVNNQNPEVPFRAQNRGFRHYNENRDGNLSYKQCRSSDSEEDFSGKSSLKNCKVLSNGSPERCSSTISECQSSSPKGQSNSDNAQGIQLSTSGRKHTEFEQLTTNVIPIKEKQDQTVERKMQLGAKMGSSSHKQSSTYSDSIHNPNPTNQANAGQFSSPLKQIPNSEIKNCGISLLSRMPCVSTTGNGPNGKTLRGLLSRYNNRMEISIICVCHGKSFTPPEFVEHAGGVDVSHPLRHITVIPPCS